In Rubrivirga sp. SAORIC476, the following are encoded in one genomic region:
- a CDS encoding T9SS type A sorting domain-containing protein — MRWFSQLLPLVAGLALVLPASAQADVVLSTVDLYAGTPQMASGPYRLAARATPAEALRSGAVAIWATVEPVRGASVLLDEVPVAPAAAAPLSAALPAEIALRSVYPNPLATRAQIPYELPAAATVRLAVYDALGRQVAVLADGEREAGFHTAPLDAARLAPGVYHVRLSADAFVGATRFTVVR; from the coding sequence ATGCGCTGGTTCTCTCAGCTCCTCCCGCTCGTAGCGGGACTCGCCCTCGTCCTCCCCGCCTCGGCGCAGGCCGACGTCGTCCTCTCGACCGTCGACCTCTACGCCGGCACCCCACAGATGGCCTCCGGGCCCTACCGCCTCGCCGCGCGCGCCACGCCCGCCGAGGCCCTCCGCTCCGGCGCCGTCGCCATCTGGGCCACCGTCGAGCCCGTCCGCGGCGCCTCGGTGCTGCTCGACGAGGTGCCCGTCGCCCCGGCCGCCGCCGCGCCGCTCTCGGCGGCGCTGCCGGCCGAGATCGCGCTCCGGTCGGTCTACCCCAACCCGCTCGCGACCCGCGCCCAGATCCCGTACGAGCTGCCCGCCGCCGCGACGGTCCGCCTCGCGGTCTACGACGCGCTCGGCCGCCAGGTGGCCGTGCTCGCCGACGGCGAGCGCGAGGCCGGTTTCCACACCGCGCCGCTCGACGCGGCACGGCTGGCGCCGGGCGTCTACCACGTGCGGCTGAGCGCCGACGCCTTCGTCGGCGCGACCCGTTTCACCGTCGTCCGCTAA
- a CDS encoding T9SS type A sorting domain-containing protein produces MRWFSQLLPLVAGLALVLPASAQADVVLSTVDLYAGTPQMASGPYRLAARATPAEALRSGAVAIWATVEPVRGASVLLDEAPVAPAVAAPLSAALPAEIALRSVYPNPLATRAQIPYELPAAATVRLAVYDALGRQVAVLADGEREAGFHTAPLDAARLAPGVYHVRLSADAFVGATRFTVVR; encoded by the coding sequence ATGCGCTGGTTCTCTCAGCTGCTCCCGCTCGTAGCGGGACTCGCCCTCGTCCTCCCCGCCTCGGCGCAGGCCGACGTCGTCCTCTCGACCGTCGACCTCTACGCCGGCACCCCACAGATGGCCTCCGGGCCCTACCGCCTCGCCGCGCGCGCCACGCCCGCCGAGGCCCTCCGCTCCGGCGCCGTCGCCATCTGGGCCACCGTCGAGCCCGTCCGCGGCGCCTCGGTGCTGCTCGACGAGGCGCCCGTCGCCCCGGCCGTCGCCGCGCCGCTCTCGGCGGCGCTGCCGGCCGAGATCGCGCTCCGGTCGGTCTACCCCAACCCGCTCGCGACCCGCGCCCAGATCCCGTACGAGCTGCCCGCCGCCGCGACGGTCCGCCTCGCGGTCTACGACGCGCTCGGCCGCCAGGTGGCCGTGCTCGCCGACGGCGAGCGCGAGGCCGGTTTCCACACCGCGCCGCTCGACGCGGCACGGCTGGCGCCGGGCGTCTACCACGTGCGGCTGAGCGCCGACGCCTTCGTCGGCGCGACCCGCTTTACCGTCGTCCGCTAG
- a CDS encoding YheT family hydrolase — MDLHVPAYRPPLWLRSGHLQTILPTLFRQVDGVAYRRERLDLDDGDFLDLDWVGTAGGSRVAVVAHGLEGSSDRAYVRGMARELARRGWTVCAWNLRGCSGEPNRLLRSYHSGATEDLDAVVRHVLHLGAEAVAVVGFSLGGNLTLKWLGEQGAGIDPRLVAGAGVSVPVDLASSSETMEVWSRRIYMLRFMRSLSGKVAAKADQFDADLDLEAIRAARTFRQFDGLFTAPVHGFGSAEDYWARASSLPGLPDIGIPTLLLNALDDPFLGPTCFPAEAALANPNLTLLMPSHGGHVGFMQRGGVFWSEDVVGRFLDASQGVAP, encoded by the coding sequence GTGGATCTGCACGTCCCCGCCTACCGGCCTCCGCTCTGGCTGCGCAGCGGCCACCTCCAGACCATCCTCCCGACGCTCTTCCGGCAGGTCGACGGCGTCGCCTACCGCCGCGAGCGGCTGGACCTGGACGACGGGGACTTCCTGGACCTCGACTGGGTGGGCACGGCCGGGGGCTCGCGCGTGGCCGTGGTCGCGCACGGGCTGGAAGGCAGCAGTGACCGGGCGTACGTCCGCGGGATGGCCCGCGAACTGGCGCGGCGGGGATGGACGGTCTGCGCGTGGAACCTCCGGGGGTGCTCCGGCGAGCCGAACCGGCTGCTCCGCTCCTATCACAGCGGGGCGACCGAGGACCTCGACGCGGTCGTACGCCACGTGCTCCACCTCGGCGCCGAGGCGGTGGCGGTCGTCGGGTTCAGCCTCGGCGGGAACCTGACGCTGAAGTGGCTCGGCGAGCAGGGCGCGGGCATCGACCCTCGGCTCGTGGCGGGCGCGGGCGTCTCGGTGCCGGTCGACCTCGCGTCGTCCTCGGAAACGATGGAGGTGTGGAGCCGACGCATCTACATGCTCCGCTTCATGCGCTCGCTCTCGGGGAAGGTGGCGGCCAAGGCAGACCAGTTCGATGCTGACCTCGACCTGGAGGCGATTCGTGCCGCGCGCACCTTCCGCCAGTTCGACGGGCTGTTCACGGCGCCCGTCCACGGGTTCGGGAGCGCCGAGGACTACTGGGCGCGGGCGTCGTCGCTCCCCGGTCTCCCCGACATCGGCATCCCAACGTTGCTCCTCAATGCCCTCGATGACCCGTTTCTGGGGCCGACCTGCTTTCCGGCCGAGGCGGCGCTTGCGAATCCGAACCTAACCCTGCTCATGCCTTCGCACGGGGGGCACGTCGGGTTCATGCAACGGGGGGGCGTGTTCTGGTCGGAGGACGTCGTCGGGCGTTTCCTCGATGCGTCTCAGGGCGTCGCTCCGTAG
- a CDS encoding endonuclease yields the protein MRLVPLVAILLAAPVFAQPQTVLYPGQTGAPLLSAIDADYSPALTLGYNPARDSLYAYEQRTDGELCGVYTRFCIQLTPGADPSTDAFNKGINAEHTWPQSMGAADEPSRSDLHHLFPAKANVNSSRGNEPYGEIADADTDRWFRGASDQTTIPTVFIDEWSERGPGRFEPREDHKGNAARAVFYYRAVYPGQVTAYNSQSFFDTQADDLIDWHYLDPVDLEEYARSAWIATRQGTHNPFILDSTLARRAYTLTGSGEEGGATGPLWVNEIHYDNASTDADEGVEVAGPAGTSMSGWSLVFYNGNGGGAYATVALSGTVPSQQAGFGTVWVPVAGIQNGSPDGVALVAPDGTVEQFLSYEGTFTATDDAAIGLTSVDLGVAETTTTPLGHSLQVTGTGSAAEDFAWQDPTVSTPGQPNVGQTFVGAAPAVAWINELHYDNSSTDVDEGVEIAGTAGLDLSGWSVEFVNGSNGAVYATLPLSGTIDDEGLGLGALWFAQAGIQNGAPDGLALVDGDGALVQFLSYEGTLTASGGTASGVLSEDIGVSETGSTGATQSLQLIGSGETYADFTWTGPTGHSRGSLNGGQSSATVATSGEGLPNGGLRLDAQVFPNPTRGRTTLALDLGQAADVRADVFDALGRHVATVEAGRLGAGFQSVALDLTQAPTGLYVVRVQAGTQVVSRTLTVVR from the coding sequence ATGCGCCTTGTGCCACTCGTCGCGATCCTCCTCGCGGCCCCCGTCTTCGCCCAGCCTCAGACGGTTCTCTACCCCGGACAGACCGGCGCCCCGCTCCTGAGCGCCATCGACGCGGACTACTCGCCTGCGCTCACGCTCGGCTACAACCCGGCCCGTGACTCGCTCTACGCCTACGAGCAGCGCACCGACGGCGAGCTGTGTGGCGTCTACACCCGCTTTTGCATCCAGCTGACGCCCGGCGCCGACCCGTCCACGGACGCGTTCAACAAGGGCATCAACGCAGAGCACACCTGGCCCCAGTCGATGGGCGCGGCCGACGAGCCGTCGCGCTCGGACCTGCACCACCTGTTCCCGGCCAAGGCCAACGTCAACTCCTCCCGCGGCAACGAGCCCTACGGCGAGATCGCCGATGCCGACACGGACCGCTGGTTCCGGGGCGCCTCCGACCAGACGACCATCCCGACCGTGTTCATCGACGAGTGGAGCGAGCGCGGGCCGGGCCGCTTCGAGCCGCGGGAAGACCACAAGGGCAACGCCGCCCGCGCCGTCTTCTACTACCGCGCCGTCTACCCCGGGCAGGTCACGGCCTACAACTCGCAGTCGTTCTTCGACACCCAGGCGGATGACCTGATCGACTGGCACTACCTCGACCCGGTGGACTTGGAGGAGTACGCGCGCTCGGCCTGGATCGCGACTCGGCAGGGCACCCACAACCCGTTCATCCTCGACTCGACCCTCGCCCGGCGTGCCTACACGCTCACCGGGAGCGGGGAGGAGGGAGGCGCCACCGGTCCGCTCTGGGTCAACGAGATCCACTACGACAACGCCAGCACCGATGCCGACGAGGGCGTCGAGGTGGCCGGACCTGCCGGGACCAGCATGAGCGGCTGGTCGCTCGTGTTCTACAACGGCAACGGCGGCGGCGCGTACGCGACGGTCGCGCTCTCCGGCACGGTGCCTTCGCAGCAGGCCGGCTTCGGGACCGTGTGGGTCCCGGTCGCCGGAATCCAGAACGGCAGCCCCGACGGCGTGGCGCTGGTCGCGCCCGACGGCACGGTGGAGCAGTTCCTCAGCTACGAGGGCACGTTCACGGCTACCGACGATGCCGCGATCGGGCTTACCTCCGTCGACCTCGGCGTCGCCGAGACCACGACGACGCCCCTCGGCCACAGTCTCCAGGTGACCGGCACCGGGTCGGCCGCGGAGGACTTCGCCTGGCAGGACCCGACCGTCTCCACGCCCGGTCAGCCCAACGTCGGGCAGACGTTCGTCGGCGCGGCGCCCGCAGTGGCCTGGATCAACGAGCTTCACTACGACAACAGCAGCACCGACGTGGACGAGGGCGTCGAGATCGCGGGCACGGCCGGGCTGGACCTCTCCGGCTGGAGCGTCGAGTTCGTCAACGGCTCCAACGGAGCGGTCTATGCCACGCTCCCGCTCTCGGGCACCATCGACGACGAGGGCCTCGGCCTCGGCGCGCTCTGGTTCGCCCAGGCAGGCATCCAGAACGGCGCCCCCGACGGGCTCGCGCTGGTCGACGGCGACGGCGCGCTCGTCCAGTTCCTCTCCTACGAGGGAACGCTGACGGCCTCGGGCGGGACGGCGTCCGGTGTGCTGTCGGAGGACATCGGCGTGTCCGAGACCGGCTCGACGGGCGCCACCCAGTCGCTCCAGCTGATCGGCTCCGGGGAGACCTACGCCGACTTCACCTGGACGGGCCCGACGGGCCACTCGCGCGGCTCGCTGAACGGCGGCCAGTCGTCGGCTACGGTGGCGACCTCCGGAGAGGGCCTTCCGAATGGCGGGCTCCGGCTCGACGCCCAGGTGTTCCCCAACCCGACGCGCGGCCGGACCACGCTGGCGCTCGACCTCGGTCAGGCGGCCGACGTACGAGCGGACGTGTTCGACGCGCTGGGCCGCCACGTGGCGACCGTCGAGGCGGGACGTCTCGGGGCGGGCTTCCAGTCGGTGGCCCTCGACCTCACGCAGGCCCCGACCGGTCTGTACGTCGTCCGCGTCCAGGCGGGCACCCAGGTCGTGTCGCGCACGCTGACGGTGGTTCGGTAG
- a CDS encoding T9SS type A sorting domain-containing protein — protein sequence MRSLPLLLLGLLVSTSVQAQTEGRVAPTVCHLPVSALSASGVGARVARPAAPDCNPATEGARFEVTYDGFPAEAEEAFQAAVDTWSCRIRSSQTVRVSASWTSLSATTLGSAGPFLYRNFPAAPTRDVWYPAALADALSGDDLNGDAADIEASFNSDFDDWHFGPGPAPTGLYDLYTVVLHELGHGLGLIGSLEVDDGLGYVGQDPEGAFSYDLHTQTPKGVSLLDSGRFPDGSVALANALQEEVRFVGRGVEQAVGGSVPLYMPRPWVQGGSYSHLDEDAFAAGTPDGLMTPFIARSETIAEPGPVVCGMIADVGWTLAGRCAELVGALPQTVSRVTATRRGPNPFTGTATIELESLEPVSVRVTLIDMLGRRVRDYGTMVLVGGTARDIQIGASGLASGVYVLSVRGGPEALAVPVTVVR from the coding sequence ATGAGGAGTCTGCCGCTGCTCCTGCTGGGGCTTCTCGTCTCGACGTCCGTCCAGGCGCAAACGGAGGGCCGCGTGGCGCCCACCGTGTGCCACCTGCCCGTGTCCGCGCTGTCGGCTTCGGGCGTCGGCGCTCGCGTCGCGCGACCCGCTGCACCGGACTGCAACCCCGCCACGGAAGGCGCTCGCTTCGAGGTCACCTACGACGGCTTCCCCGCCGAGGCCGAGGAGGCGTTCCAGGCCGCCGTCGACACGTGGTCGTGCCGGATCCGCTCCTCGCAGACCGTGCGTGTGTCGGCCAGCTGGACCTCGCTGTCGGCGACCACGCTCGGCTCCGCGGGGCCCTTCCTATACCGCAACTTTCCCGCCGCGCCGACGCGTGACGTGTGGTACCCCGCAGCCCTGGCCGACGCGCTCTCGGGCGACGACCTCAACGGGGACGCGGCCGACATCGAGGCTTCGTTCAACAGCGACTTCGACGACTGGCACTTCGGCCCCGGGCCGGCACCGACCGGGCTCTACGACCTCTACACGGTCGTCCTCCACGAACTCGGCCACGGCCTCGGCCTGATCGGGTCGCTGGAGGTGGACGACGGCCTCGGGTACGTCGGGCAGGACCCTGAGGGCGCCTTCAGCTACGACCTCCACACGCAGACTCCGAAGGGCGTCTCGCTGCTCGACTCGGGTCGCTTCCCCGACGGCTCGGTCGCGCTGGCCAACGCGCTCCAAGAGGAGGTCCGCTTCGTCGGCCGCGGCGTCGAGCAGGCGGTCGGCGGGTCGGTGCCGCTGTACATGCCGCGCCCGTGGGTGCAGGGCGGCTCGTACTCGCACCTGGACGAGGACGCGTTCGCCGCCGGGACGCCGGACGGGCTGATGACGCCCTTCATCGCGCGCAGCGAGACCATCGCCGAGCCCGGCCCCGTCGTCTGCGGCATGATTGCAGACGTAGGGTGGACGCTCGCCGGGCGCTGTGCCGAGCTGGTCGGGGCGCTGCCCCAGACGGTCTCACGGGTGACCGCGACGCGCCGAGGCCCCAATCCGTTCACCGGCACGGCGACGATCGAACTCGAAAGTCTGGAGCCCGTCTCCGTCCGCGTGACCCTGATCGACATGCTGGGCCGGCGGGTGCGCGACTACGGCACGATGGTGCTGGTGGGCGGCACGGCGCGCGACATCCAGATCGGGGCGTCCGGCCTCGCGTCGGGGGTGTACGTGCTCTCCGTCCGCGGCGGGCCCGAGGCGCTGGCGGTGCCCGTCACGGTCGTGCGCTGA
- a CDS encoding tetratricopeptide repeat protein gives MIRALSLLLTLVALAASAQPSPGGGADPVLSAPARAALGLTTDAGAAQYAAAYADGLDFRLADAEAGFRALGALEPTSPAAAYGLESVALWSAFVTEEDAAFDRFYVLNDSLTAVAEAMGDVPGARLAVATAKLHRALMFGRQERYARAGNALREACGRFRDLGSPDALFGQGVCEVAAGSVPRSYRWLARLFGFRGDVPGGLAKLEAAADADGMLAVDAIVAFAIADATLNERRAGSVDRLVALAEDRPASPVLGYLAGYHLLLDRRAAEAEDALRRALVAQAADGVAEVPFLEAHLGLALFRERRFEEAAPMLEDYARSFRGRALVAQTTLHAGLAYELTGDRRRAESLYRRVRANRDYDSDLSAEREAQRRLEAPMTAADRALLIGGAAYDAGDYDEAVRVLQTIVTGAGLPAVARAEAAYRTGRARQAQENWDDAIRHFRLAADSPGDPLAKWGPWSVYHIGEVHEATGALDAAEARYREVLQNEAEFDYHKSLEQRTRAALERIGR, from the coding sequence ATGATCCGAGCCCTGTCGCTGCTCCTGACCCTCGTCGCCCTCGCCGCTTCGGCCCAGCCGTCGCCGGGCGGCGGGGCGGACCCAGTGCTGAGCGCGCCGGCGCGGGCGGCCCTCGGACTGACCACCGACGCGGGCGCGGCGCAGTACGCGGCGGCCTACGCGGACGGCCTCGACTTTCGCCTCGCCGACGCCGAGGCGGGCTTCCGCGCCCTAGGCGCCCTGGAGCCGACCTCGCCCGCGGCGGCCTACGGGCTGGAGAGCGTCGCCCTGTGGTCGGCCTTCGTGACGGAGGAGGACGCCGCGTTCGACCGCTTCTACGTCCTCAACGACTCGCTGACGGCGGTCGCGGAGGCGATGGGCGACGTGCCGGGCGCGCGGCTGGCCGTCGCCACGGCCAAGCTGCACCGGGCGTTGATGTTCGGCCGCCAGGAGAGGTACGCGCGGGCGGGCAACGCGCTCCGGGAGGCGTGCGGACGCTTCCGCGACCTCGGCTCGCCCGACGCGCTCTTCGGGCAGGGCGTCTGCGAAGTGGCCGCGGGCTCGGTGCCGCGCTCGTACCGGTGGCTCGCCCGCCTGTTCGGGTTCCGCGGCGACGTGCCCGGCGGCCTCGCCAAGCTGGAGGCCGCCGCCGACGCTGACGGGATGCTGGCGGTGGACGCCATCGTAGCGTTCGCCATCGCCGACGCGACGCTCAACGAGCGCCGGGCGGGGTCGGTCGACCGCCTCGTCGCGCTGGCGGAGGACCGGCCCGCCTCGCCGGTCCTCGGCTACCTCGCCGGCTACCACTTGCTCCTCGACCGCCGCGCCGCCGAGGCGGAGGACGCGCTGCGTCGCGCCCTCGTCGCCCAGGCGGCGGACGGCGTCGCCGAGGTGCCGTTCCTCGAAGCCCACCTCGGGCTGGCCCTCTTTCGCGAGCGGCGCTTCGAGGAAGCCGCGCCGATGCTGGAGGACTACGCGCGCTCCTTCCGGGGCCGAGCCCTCGTCGCCCAGACCACGCTCCACGCCGGGCTGGCCTACGAGCTGACCGGCGACCGCCGACGCGCGGAGTCGCTCTACCGCCGCGTCCGCGCCAACCGCGACTACGACTCCGACCTCTCGGCCGAACGCGAGGCCCAGCGGCGGCTGGAGGCGCCGATGACGGCCGCTGACCGCGCGCTGCTCATCGGCGGGGCGGCCTACGACGCGGGCGACTACGACGAGGCGGTCCGCGTGCTGCAGACCATCGTGACGGGCGCCGGGTTGCCAGCCGTAGCCCGCGCCGAGGCCGCGTACCGCACCGGCCGCGCACGCCAGGCCCAGGAAAACTGGGACGACGCCATCCGCCACTTCCGACTCGCCGCCGACAGCCCCGGCGACCCGCTCGCCAAGTGGGGGCCGTGGTCGGTCTACCACATCGGCGAGGTGCACGAGGCCACGGGCGCCCTCGACGCCGCCGAGGCGCGCTACCGCGAGGTGCTTCAGAACGAGGCCGAGTTCGACTACCACAAGTCGCTGGAGCAGCGCACCCGCGCCGCCCTCGAACGCATTGGCCGCTGA
- a CDS encoding dicarboxylate/amino acid:cation symporter: MAWYRKLHWQIILGLLLGLAFGILAAIQGWGPFVTNWVKPFGTIFITALKLIAVPLVLASLITGVASLADLRKLSRIGGKTIGIYLVTTAIAVTIGVLLADLVRPGDAFSPELRDGLVEAFGNDATARTETAATVADRGPLQFLVDAVSDNAFASFSNNGSMLQVVVIAILFGIGLVQIPKEKGAPVLAFFEGLNDVVIKLVDIVMLLAPIGVFALLADTIVATAGDDPSRILELLAGLSWYMGVVLVALLIQTVLVYPTLLKMFTPMGVKDFFQGIAPAQLVAFSTSSSGATLPVTMERCEEKLGVSEEVSSFVLPLGATINMDGTALYQAVATLFIAQAFGLDLGLGAQVTIVLTAVLASIGTAAVPGAGIIMLVIILESVQVPTAGIALILGVDRILDMCRTVTNVTGDATVASIVASSEGQLGPVNLSEESDRLVVAA; the protein is encoded by the coding sequence ATGGCCTGGTACCGGAAGCTCCACTGGCAGATCATCCTCGGGCTGTTGCTCGGGCTCGCCTTCGGCATCCTCGCGGCCATCCAGGGGTGGGGGCCGTTCGTGACGAACTGGGTCAAGCCGTTCGGCACCATCTTCATCACGGCACTGAAGCTGATCGCGGTGCCGCTGGTGCTGGCGAGCCTCATCACCGGCGTCGCGAGCCTCGCCGATCTGCGCAAGCTGTCCCGCATCGGCGGCAAGACGATCGGCATCTACCTCGTCACGACGGCCATCGCCGTGACCATCGGCGTGCTGCTGGCCGACCTGGTCCGGCCCGGGGACGCCTTCTCGCCCGAACTGCGGGACGGGCTCGTGGAGGCGTTCGGCAATGACGCGACGGCGAGGACCGAGACGGCCGCGACCGTCGCCGACCGCGGGCCGCTCCAGTTCCTCGTCGATGCTGTCTCCGACAACGCCTTCGCATCGTTCTCCAACAACGGGAGCATGCTTCAGGTGGTCGTGATCGCGATCCTGTTCGGCATCGGTCTCGTCCAGATCCCGAAGGAGAAGGGGGCGCCCGTGCTGGCGTTCTTCGAGGGGCTCAACGACGTCGTCATCAAGCTGGTCGACATCGTGATGCTGCTGGCCCCCATCGGCGTGTTCGCGCTCCTCGCCGACACCATCGTGGCGACCGCAGGCGACGACCCGAGCCGCATCCTGGAGCTGCTCGCCGGGCTGAGCTGGTACATGGGGGTGGTGCTCGTGGCGCTGCTGATCCAGACCGTGCTCGTGTATCCGACCCTCCTGAAGATGTTCACGCCGATGGGCGTCAAGGACTTCTTTCAGGGCATCGCGCCGGCGCAGCTGGTGGCGTTCTCGACCTCCTCGTCCGGCGCGACCCTGCCCGTGACGATGGAGCGGTGTGAGGAGAAGCTCGGCGTGAGCGAGGAGGTGTCCAGCTTCGTGCTGCCGCTCGGCGCGACGATCAACATGGACGGGACGGCGCTCTACCAGGCCGTCGCGACGCTCTTCATCGCGCAGGCCTTCGGCCTCGACCTCGGCCTCGGCGCGCAGGTCACCATCGTGCTGACGGCCGTGCTGGCGTCCATCGGGACGGCCGCCGTGCCGGGCGCAGGCATCATCATGCTGGTCATCATCCTCGAATCGGTACAAGTGCCGACGGCGGGCATCGCGCTCATCCTGGGCGTCGACCGCATCCTGGACATGTGCCGGACCGTGACCAACGTCACCGGCGATGCGACGGTCGCGAGCATCGTGGCGTCCTCAGAGGGCCAACTCGGCCCGGTGAACCTGTCCGAAGAGAGCGACCGCCTGGTCGTGGCCGCATGA
- a CDS encoding DUF92 domain-containing protein, translating to MTEVEAVGAFGALLLASVGVGEGLRRIGWRSESTRRVVHMLVGLSTAAAPFWFDRPRGVALLAVVFVAGNAVANGRGWLPGVHGISRRSWGTVVFPLALLAALVLCWGPLGTHVWAMQVAFAVLALADPAASWVGTRMRQPGRYRVGEAEKSVAGSLAFAVIAFGVVSSWLLTVGLGAPASVVLAAASVAVLATLAEALGRSGWDNLWIVLAALVALVWWEGGPDATVGWGALAAASGFAWATWRVGALDLSGALAGALLAWALVALGGMAWAAPALSFFVLSSAWSRVGRSRKARAAAATQKGSRRDVAQVMANGGAGLAALAMTVFVPSEVWYWVFVASFAAAAADTWGTEIGTWAGGQTRRLGIGSRVAPGTSGGMSLAGTLGVVAGAASVVLPAVWLSPAVGIGSGAVLVGVGVGAAVLDSLLGATLQARYRLPDGSLTERSEVDGAALPLAVGVRWLDNDGVNAVCTVSAALGGWVAWGWLG from the coding sequence ATGACCGAGGTCGAGGCAGTCGGCGCGTTCGGGGCGTTGCTGCTCGCCTCGGTGGGCGTGGGGGAGGGGCTCCGCCGCATCGGGTGGCGGAGCGAGTCGACCCGACGGGTGGTCCACATGCTGGTCGGGCTGTCGACGGCGGCGGCGCCGTTCTGGTTCGACCGGCCGCGGGGCGTCGCGCTGCTGGCCGTCGTGTTCGTGGCAGGCAACGCGGTCGCGAACGGGCGCGGGTGGCTGCCGGGCGTGCACGGGATCTCGCGGCGGTCGTGGGGAACGGTCGTGTTTCCGCTGGCCCTGCTCGCGGCGCTGGTGCTGTGCTGGGGCCCGCTCGGGACGCACGTCTGGGCGATGCAGGTAGCCTTCGCGGTGCTCGCGCTGGCCGACCCCGCCGCGTCGTGGGTGGGCACGCGGATGCGGCAGCCAGGACGCTACCGGGTCGGCGAGGCCGAGAAGTCGGTCGCCGGCTCGCTCGCGTTTGCCGTTATTGCATTCGGGGTCGTGTCGAGCTGGCTGCTCACGGTCGGCCTGGGAGCGCCCGCCTCCGTGGTCCTGGCCGCCGCCAGCGTAGCCGTGCTCGCGACCCTCGCCGAGGCGCTGGGCAGGTCGGGGTGGGACAACCTGTGGATCGTGCTGGCCGCGCTCGTCGCGCTCGTGTGGTGGGAGGGCGGGCCCGATGCGACGGTCGGCTGGGGCGCGCTCGCCGCCGCCTCGGGGTTCGCCTGGGCGACGTGGCGAGTGGGAGCGCTGGATCTCTCCGGCGCGCTGGCGGGCGCACTGCTGGCCTGGGCGCTGGTCGCGCTCGGCGGGATGGCGTGGGCGGCTCCCGCGCTCTCGTTCTTCGTCCTGTCGAGCGCATGGTCCCGTGTGGGCCGGTCGCGCAAGGCGCGGGCAGCGGCGGCGACGCAGAAGGGGAGCCGACGCGACGTGGCGCAGGTGATGGCCAACGGCGGGGCCGGTCTGGCCGCGCTCGCGATGACGGTGTTCGTCCCGTCCGAGGTCTGGTACTGGGTCTTCGTAGCCAGCTTCGCGGCGGCGGCGGCGGACACGTGGGGCACCGAGATCGGCACGTGGGCCGGAGGGCAGACGCGTCGGCTGGGCATCGGGTCGCGGGTCGCGCCGGGCACGTCGGGCGGGATGTCGCTGGCGGGGACGCTGGGCGTCGTGGCCGGGGCCGCCTCGGTGGTGCTCCCGGCCGTCTGGCTCTCGCCGGCGGTCGGGATCGGGAGCGGAGCGGTGCTGGTCGGCGTCGGGGTGGGGGCCGCCGTGCTGGACTCGCTCCTGGGTGCGACGCTGCAGGCGCGCTACCGGCTGCCGGACGGCTCGCTCACCGAGCGGTCCGAGGTGGACGGGGCCGCGCTGCCGCTCGCCGTGGGCGTCCGCTGGCTGGACAACGACGGAGTGAACGCGGTCTGCACCGTGTCCGCGGCCCTGGGCGGGTGGGTGGCGTGGGGGTGGCTGGGGTAG